The Haloplasma contractile SSD-17B genome window below encodes:
- a CDS encoding NUDIX hydrolase N-terminal domain-containing protein yields MDEYLEFIKKVQAISQIGLSYSEDEYAVDNYKELKALSTNMLSKYTGIPHVDADLYQTVMYPTPQTATRTMVINDEDEILFVKEKDSQKWSLPGGWCDVDHSPKESAIKEVREESGYLIEIERLVAITDRKKYLKTRLYDIYYLIFSARVIGGEPRCNHETLDIKWFRIDQVPELSTKTTKEELMIAYHVYKHNRPVYVD; encoded by the coding sequence GTGGATGAGTATTTAGAATTTATAAAAAAGGTGCAAGCAATCTCTCAAATTGGTTTATCGTATTCAGAAGATGAATATGCAGTGGATAATTATAAAGAGCTAAAGGCTCTTAGTACAAACATGCTATCAAAGTATACAGGTATTCCACATGTTGATGCAGACTTATATCAAACCGTCATGTATCCGACACCACAGACAGCGACTCGAACAATGGTGATAAATGATGAGGATGAGATTCTTTTTGTTAAGGAAAAAGATAGTCAGAAGTGGTCACTACCTGGTGGATGGTGTGATGTTGATCATTCACCAAAGGAAAGTGCAATCAAAGAAGTTAGGGAAGAATCAGGTTACTTGATTGAAATTGAGCGATTAGTAGCTATTACCGATCGAAAAAAATATTTAAAAACTAGACTTTATGATATTTACTATTTAATATTTTCTGCTAGAGTGATCGGTGGGGAGCCTCGGTGTAATCACGAAACACTTGATATAAAGTGGTTCCGTATCGATCAGGTGCCGGAACTTTCTACAAAGACAACGAAAGAGGAGCTTATGATAGCGTATCATGTCTATAAACATAATCGACCTGTATATGTTGACTAA
- a CDS encoding Mur ligase family protein yields the protein MIFGLSLMEFSVYVMLILIIGGIFTKCYLHAVQMFQIEHYAYDHYFNWFKRRIKNDSIYVPLGLSVTLLVLFIVFTKGVFLWIVLTIIALAIIPQLEFKKQKKPLKYTARARRLIAGNVLLFAITFLVLLYATDLHWLYSLLCTILIHNVGIYLLPVASNFCLTPIEYLDHQKYIKQANAKLKKNPFLTRVGITGSYGKTSTKFIVDHLLNKQFNTCKTPNSYNTPMGVTKTVNNHLKNIDQVFICEMGACRKGDIKELCDIAKPQIGILTAIGPQHLDTMGTMTDIQNTKFELIESLPDDGLAILNYDNHYIKTYKIRNKVKTITYGIDEEHVDYRAKDIEYNDKGCSFTVVYPNQEEVRFKTKLLGKHNVYNILAGIILAEYLKLDVNKIKHAVNTLKPIDHRLELKAFEHFNVIDDAFNSNPVGSSNALEILDSFNTKKVIITPGMIELGEKQYEMNYEFGEKIARVCDFVVLVGRKQTKPIYDGLVASKFPSDHIYITNDFENGFEQVKTYYQKDYTILIENDLPDNYNERS from the coding sequence TTGATCTTTGGATTAAGTTTAATGGAATTTAGTGTTTATGTAATGTTGATACTTATAATTGGAGGAATTTTTACTAAGTGTTATCTACATGCGGTACAAATGTTTCAAATTGAGCATTATGCATATGATCATTATTTTAACTGGTTCAAAAGACGGATAAAGAATGACTCAATATACGTTCCACTGGGTCTTTCTGTTACCTTATTGGTTTTGTTTATTGTCTTTACTAAAGGTGTTTTCTTATGGATTGTGTTGACTATTATTGCATTAGCCATCATTCCTCAATTAGAGTTTAAAAAACAGAAAAAACCATTAAAGTATACAGCAAGAGCAAGACGTTTGATAGCAGGGAACGTGCTCTTATTCGCAATTACATTTTTAGTTCTATTATATGCTACCGATTTACATTGGCTTTATAGTTTGCTATGCACAATTTTAATCCATAATGTGGGGATTTATTTATTACCAGTTGCATCTAACTTCTGTTTAACCCCGATTGAATACTTAGACCATCAAAAGTATATCAAGCAGGCGAATGCAAAATTAAAGAAGAATCCATTTCTAACGCGTGTAGGTATTACAGGGAGTTATGGAAAAACCTCAACTAAATTTATTGTTGATCACCTGTTAAATAAACAGTTTAATACCTGTAAGACGCCTAATTCATATAATACACCTATGGGAGTTACAAAGACTGTTAATAATCACTTGAAAAATATTGACCAGGTATTTATATGTGAAATGGGTGCCTGTCGTAAAGGGGATATAAAAGAACTATGTGATATTGCGAAGCCCCAAATAGGAATATTAACTGCAATTGGCCCTCAGCATCTCGATACGATGGGGACAATGACGGACATTCAAAATACCAAATTCGAATTAATTGAAAGTCTTCCAGATGATGGACTCGCAATCCTTAATTATGATAATCACTATATAAAAACCTATAAAATAAGAAATAAAGTAAAGACCATAACGTATGGAATAGATGAAGAACATGTCGACTATAGGGCGAAAGATATTGAGTACAATGATAAGGGATGCTCATTTACAGTTGTTTACCCTAACCAGGAGGAAGTGAGGTTTAAGACTAAACTCTTAGGGAAACACAATGTGTATAACATTTTAGCGGGAATTATCTTAGCAGAATATTTAAAACTTGATGTAAATAAGATTAAACATGCAGTAAACACACTAAAACCAATAGACCACCGGCTAGAATTAAAAGCATTTGAACACTTTAATGTAATAGATGATGCTTTTAATTCAAATCCTGTTGGGTCGTCCAATGCCTTAGAAATTTTAGATTCATTTAATACGAAAAAAGTGATTATAACACCTGGAATGATTGAACTGGGTGAAAAGCAATATGAAATGAACTATGAATTTGGGGAAAAGATTGCACGTGTATGTGATTTTGTTGTATTAGTAGGTAGAAAACAGACAAAACCTATTTACGACGGTTTAGTAGCATCTAAGTTTCCAAGTGATCACATCTATATAACAAATGACTTTGAGAATGGATTTGAACAGGTAAAAACGTATTATCAAAAAGATTACACAATACTAATTGAAAATGATTTACCAGATAATTATAATGAACGTAGTTAA
- a CDS encoding D-alanine--D-alanine ligase family protein, translated as MSLNVGVIFGGESVEHEISIITALQMIENMNRDFYNPVPIYISKDNKFYYHERMFNLDFFKDLKQVKTESRRVGIKKENKTHILYREWGPFQKKVADLDLVFPIVHGTYCEDGTLAGYLELLNIPYVGSNVLSSANCQNKLMMKHILKSHDLPVVDFMSITDHEWFDNSEQIIDECSKLDFPLIVKPASLGSSVGVSKSNTKEELKDAIETALIYDSQIVVEKAITDLIELNCSVLGDYSKQEASKVERVLQTDEILSYDDKYMRGSKEGSKGMASVSRVLPADIDESLTKQVQELAMKTFAIMGNSGVVRIDFLYDEPSKSLFVNEVNTIPGSLSYYLWEASGVTYESLINRLIKLGLEKYRMRSTKIHTYDTNVLSMKRSSLKSKLK; from the coding sequence GTGAGTTTAAATGTTGGTGTTATATTTGGTGGCGAGTCAGTAGAGCATGAAATATCCATCATTACTGCATTACAAATGATTGAAAATATGAATCGAGACTTTTATAATCCGGTGCCGATTTACATTTCAAAAGACAACAAGTTTTACTACCATGAACGTATGTTCAATCTGGACTTTTTTAAGGATTTGAAACAAGTGAAAACAGAATCTAGACGAGTAGGGATTAAAAAAGAGAATAAGACACACATTCTATATAGAGAATGGGGACCGTTTCAGAAGAAAGTTGCAGATTTGGATCTTGTCTTTCCTATTGTTCACGGTACTTATTGTGAAGATGGAACATTAGCGGGATATCTAGAACTCCTGAATATTCCTTATGTAGGGAGTAATGTTCTATCGTCAGCTAACTGTCAAAATAAATTAATGATGAAACACATTTTAAAAAGTCATGACTTGCCAGTTGTGGACTTTATGTCAATTACGGATCACGAGTGGTTTGATAACAGTGAGCAGATTATAGATGAATGTAGTAAACTTGACTTTCCTTTAATCGTTAAACCTGCATCACTGGGTTCAAGTGTAGGTGTTTCAAAAAGCAATACGAAAGAAGAACTAAAGGATGCAATTGAAACTGCTTTAATTTATGATTCTCAGATCGTTGTTGAAAAGGCGATCACTGATTTAATTGAACTAAATTGTTCTGTACTTGGTGACTATAGTAAACAAGAGGCATCTAAGGTAGAGCGTGTTCTTCAAACCGACGAAATTTTGAGCTATGATGATAAATATATGAGGGGTAGTAAAGAAGGAAGTAAGGGGATGGCGTCAGTTAGTCGAGTCCTACCTGCTGATATTGACGAATCCTTAACGAAACAGGTTCAGGAGTTAGCTATGAAAACCTTCGCAATTATGGGTAATAGTGGTGTTGTTAGAATTGATTTTTTATATGACGAACCGTCTAAGTCGTTATTTGTGAATGAAGTGAATACGATTCCAGGATCGTTATCTTATTATCTATGGGAAGCATCTGGAGTCACTTATGAATCACTAATTAACAGACTTATAAAGCTAGGATTAGAAAAATATCGAATGCGAAGTACAAAGATTCATACTTATGATACAAATGTATTATCAATGAAGCGTTCATCACTTAAATCGAAACTGAAATAA
- a CDS encoding alpha/beta fold hydrolase: MLKLYNKKVNYEKSGTGTQVVILLHGWGQSTEAFARVADHLKSHFTVYNLDLPGFGNSEEPEEIWDTTDYSNFLKTFITKLNIENPILIGHSFGGRISIKYGAKYNNLKKLILVNSAGIVPKRTISYYYKVYRYKCIKNVLKFLRLKGLLNKLQKNAGSSDYRNSSPKMRQVMNQVIHEDLRNEMPNIEVPTLLVWGTDDQITPLSDAKIMERKIKDSGIATIKGTGHFSYLENLPLFLTIVDYFLKENR; encoded by the coding sequence ATGTTGAAACTATATAATAAAAAAGTGAACTACGAGAAAAGTGGAACGGGTACGCAAGTGGTAATTTTGTTACATGGTTGGGGACAGAGTACTGAGGCTTTTGCGAGAGTTGCGGATCATTTAAAGTCACATTTCACTGTCTATAACTTAGATTTACCTGGATTCGGTAATTCAGAAGAACCCGAAGAAATCTGGGATACGACCGATTATTCTAATTTTCTAAAAACATTTATTACGAAATTAAATATCGAAAATCCCATATTGATTGGACATTCGTTTGGAGGTAGGATTTCAATTAAGTATGGAGCTAAGTATAATAATCTTAAGAAATTAATACTTGTAAATAGTGCAGGAATTGTTCCTAAACGAACAATATCTTACTACTATAAAGTATATCGCTACAAATGTATTAAAAATGTATTAAAATTCTTAAGATTAAAGGGTCTATTAAATAAACTTCAGAAGAATGCTGGCTCAAGTGATTATAGGAACTCATCACCAAAGATGAGACAAGTGATGAATCAAGTGATCCACGAGGACCTTCGTAATGAGATGCCTAACATAGAGGTTCCGACTTTATTAGTTTGGGGAACAGACGATCAGATAACGCCTTTAAGCGATGCTAAAATCATGGAAAGAAAGATAAAGGATTCTGGAATTGCTACGATAAAAGGAACAGGGCATTTTTCATATCTAGAAAACTTACCATTATTTCTTACGATTGTAGATTATTTTCTAAAAGAGAATAGATAA
- a CDS encoding aminoglycoside N(3)-acetyltransferase, translating to MPVQEAILKVSQPITKVSIKNQLTNLGIVKGDHVIVHTSLKSIGYVVGNHPTVIKALIEQVSETGTIVMPAHSGDNSNPDNWQNPPVPREWCAILKDEIPAYDPSITPTYHIGVIPESFRTYPGVVRSNHPQFSFSAWGQNKYEVIEPHKNHYGLGINSPLGRLYKMNAKILMIGTDYETCTALHLAEYMADIRKKVFLESAVNQDGERKWIQFEDIDLDTEHFNDIGLQFEQKHSVQKGVIGAADTIVVNMASLIDYAVEYYKSQK from the coding sequence ATGCCAGTTCAAGAAGCAATTCTAAAAGTAAGTCAGCCTATTACAAAAGTGAGCATTAAAAATCAGTTAACGAACCTAGGAATAGTAAAAGGAGATCATGTGATTGTACATACATCTTTAAAGTCGATTGGTTATGTGGTAGGAAACCATCCGACGGTTATAAAGGCTCTTATTGAACAAGTTTCAGAAACTGGAACCATTGTCATGCCTGCACATAGTGGAGATAATTCGAATCCAGACAATTGGCAAAATCCTCCCGTACCTAGAGAGTGGTGTGCAATTTTAAAGGACGAAATTCCTGCATATGACCCCTCTATCACCCCAACCTACCACATTGGGGTGATCCCAGAATCGTTTAGAACATACCCTGGTGTTGTACGTAGTAATCATCCACAGTTTTCTTTTTCTGCATGGGGACAGAACAAGTATGAAGTGATAGAACCACATAAAAATCATTATGGTCTAGGAATTAATTCGCCTCTTGGACGTCTGTATAAGATGAACGCTAAAATATTAATGATTGGAACGGACTATGAAACATGTACTGCTTTACACCTAGCTGAATACATGGCAGATATTAGAAAGAAGGTCTTTCTTGAAAGTGCTGTGAATCAAGATGGAGAACGTAAATGGATTCAATTTGAAGATATTGACTTAGATACCGAACACTTTAATGACATTGGTTTGCAATTTGAGCAGAAGCATAGTGTTCAAAAAGGAGTCATTGGTGCTGCAGATACAATAGTGGTAAATATGGCATCACTAATTGACTATGCTGTCGAGTATTATAAATCACAAAAATAA